The following DNA comes from Candidatus Methylomirabilota bacterium.
GTTCAGCGCGCTGTCACCGGCGGACGCGGGCTTTCGCTTCGAGCTCTCCGTGCGCCGGGGCGTGCGGTGGTCGCCGTGGGTCGCCGGCGCGTCCATCGGGCCCGACCTCTTCCCGCCGCTCGCGACGCGCGAGGACGGGATCGCCGCCGAGATCGACGAGTTCACCGTGACGCCCGCGGCCGACGCGCTGCGCCTGAGGCTGCGCGTCGCCGCCGGCCCGCAGGCGCTCGACGCGCCCTGGCTCGTGGCGCTCTCCGCGTGGGATGGCGGAGCGGACGCGGCCGCCGCGGCGCCGGCGGGCGGCGCGCGGCTCGCGGTACCGGCGCTCTCCCAGATGGCGGAGGCCGAGGCGATCCGGATGCGGGTCTGCTCGCCGGCGAGCGTGGCGATGGTGCTCGCGTACCACGGGCGCCCCGCCGAAGTCGCGACGCTCGCGCGCGAGATCTTCCACCCGACGCTCGACTGCTACGGCGTCTGGCCGGCGGCGATCCGCGCGGCCGGCCGCCGCGGCGTCGCGGGCTACCTCCTGCGTTTTCCCGACTGGGGGTCCGCGGCGTGGTGCCTCGGCCGCGGGCTGCCCGTGATCGCGTCCGTCCGGTACCGCGCCGGCGAGCTCACCGGCGCGCCGGTTCCCGAGACGACGGGGCACCTGCTCGTCCTGACGGGCTGGGAGGGCGGCGAGGTCCTGGTGAATGATCCCGCGGCCCCGCATGCGGGCGAGGTGCCGCGGCGCTACCGGCTCGACGAGCTCTCCCGCGTCTGGCTCGAGCGCGCGGGCGTCGGCTACGTGCTCTTCACGCCGTCCACGTCCCCCACCGGCCGTTCTCCACGGCCGTGAGGAACTCGCCGACCTCCCGATTGACGCGCGCGGGCTCCTCGATGTTGACCGTGTGGCCGGTCATCGGCACGACCAGGAGGCCGGCGTTCGGGATGTGGCGGCGCATGAACAGCGACGGCTCGATGCACGGCTCGTCCTGATCGCCCGTCATCACGAGCGTCGGCACGCGCGGCTCGCGCAGCTGCGGCTCGAGCTCGAAGATGGTCTTGCGCTTCATGAGGATCCCGCGGTGTCCTCGTAGTCGATGTCGACGCCGTTGACGCTGGCCATGGGCATGGCGCGACCCTCCCCGGGATTGTCGCCGACTCGGGGTACAATGCTGGCTAGATGCGATTCTCGAGCATCCTCCTCGGCGCGGTACTGACGACGGCGTTGGCGGGCTGCGCGACCGACACCCACGAATGGATGAAGGTGAACCAGAAGTACACGACGGAAGAGTTCCGCCGTGACTATCGTGAGTGCTCGCGGGACGGCAAGCTCGACGACGAGTGCATGAAGAGCCGGGGCTGGGTCGCCGTCTCGCCGGGCAAGGTCGAGGAGAAGAAGATCGATCCGCTCACCCAGCCCGCCGGCCGGAGCGGCCGCCGCTAGTGCGGGCGCCCGGGCCGTAGCCGCGCCGCCGGCGTGAGCCCGCACGATCGTCTCTGGCAGATCTTCATCCTGCTGGCCGGCGTCATCGCGTTCGGCACCGTGGGCTACCAGCTCATCGAGGGCTGGGTCTTCTTCGACGCGCTCTACATGACCGTGATCACCGTGGCCTCCGTGGGCTTCCAGGAGGTCCACCCCCTGTCCACGGCGGGGCGGGCGTTCACGATCGGCCTCATCATCGTCGGCCTCGGCGTCGTCGCGTACGGGCTCGGCACGATCACCGCGTTCTGGGTCGAGGGCGACCTCTCGCACCTCTGGGAGAAGCGAACGATGGAGCGACAGATCGCGGCACTGCGTGACCACATCGTCGTCTGCGGGGGCGGGGAGACCGGACGCCACGTGGCGCGCGAGCTCCTCCGGACTCAGCGGCCGTTCGTCTGCATCGAGGTCAACCCGGCGCAGGAGGACGCGCTCTCGCGGCTCGGCTCCGGGATCCTCTACATCCTCGGCGACGCGACGTCGAGCGAGGTGCTCCGCCAGGCGCGCGTCGAGACGGCGCGCGGCATGGTCGCGTGCATGGCCAACGACAAGGACAACCTCTTCGCGCTCCTCTCCGCGCGCGAGCTGAACCCGGCGATGCGTATCGTGACGCGCGCCGTCTCCGACGACGCCGGGCCGAAGCTCCTGAAGGCCGGCGCGGACGCGGTCGTGTCGGTGCCGACGATCGGCGCGCTGCGCCTCGCCTCGGCGATGGTGCGCCCGAACGTGGTGGACTTCCTCGACGCGATGCTGCGCGAGCCCGGCGCGATGCGCGTGCAGGAGGTGACCGTCGGGCTGGGGCTGGCCGGCCAGCCGCTCGGCGCGCTGAAGCTCCAGGAACGGACGGGCGTCATCGTGTTCGCGCTGCGCGACGCCGCGACGCATCGCCACGTCTTCAACCCGGCGGCGGAGCGCCCGCTCGCGCCCGGGGACGTGCTCATGGGTTGCGCGGACGCCGAGCAGTTCGCCGCGCTGGCACGGATCGTCACGGAGGGCTGAGCAGGAGGAAATTCGCGATCTTCACCGGGCTCGGCGGCACCGCCTGGGAGCAGGTGCGGCAGCTCTGGGGCCACGTGGAGGCCACGGGTTGGGACGCCGCCTGCGTGACCGACCACTTCATGCCGAAGACGCCCGACAGGGTCGGCGACACCCTCGAGGCCTGGAGCACCCCGGCGGCGCTTACACGGTCGGCGAGCGCCTCGCGCCTCGACGAGGCGTGTCAGGTGAAAAGGCGACCTTCAAGGGTCGCTACTACCAGCTCGCCGACGCGCCGCTCGCGCCGAAGCCGGTCCAGCGGCCGCACCCCGAGCTGATGATCGGCGGCGGCGGCCCGCGATCCGAAGACGCTCGCGCGCTCGGCGAACATGCCGCTCCTGCTCACCGACGACGCCGCGGAGGTCGAGAAGCTCAAGGCGGCGGTCGGGCGCCGCATGGGCATGGCGCCCGAGGTCGTCGAGGACGCGGTGCTCGCGGGCTCGAAGCGTCAGGTCGAGGACAAGCTCGGCCGGCTCCGCGCCGCGGGGGTGGACCCGCTGTTCGTGCCGTCGATGTTCCTGCCCAAGGACCCGCGCCCGCTCCTCGACCGGTTCATCGGCGAGATCGCCCCCGCGTTCCGCTAGCCGGCCGCCTCGGCGCGCTGCGCCCGGAGGTAGCGGTCGGCGAGGTTCGCGGCGAGCGCGCGCACCCGTTCGGCCTCGCCCGCGTCGGCGCTCAGCGCCGCCAGGCTCTCGGCCACGCGGATGCACTGCTCCACCATCTCCCGGTCGCCGAGCGCGCCGAACGCCTCGGCCGCCTCGAGCACGCCGTTGAGCGAGCCCTGCTGGCGCGCGCGGAACAGCGCCGTCCAGTAGGTCTCGCGCGCCCGCGCCTCCGAGGCCTTGCCGAATCCCGGGATCTTGCCGATGCGGAGCGAGGCCGCGGCGACCTCGACGAGACCGTGCCAGCCGGGCGTCCCGAGCGCGGCGGCGTAGGCGTTGCGCCACGCGCGCACCGCGACGGTCGCGTTCGCCTCACCGAGCGCCTGATCCATGGCGCGGATGTGTTCCCTCCAGGGGCCGGACGAGTCGTTCGTGCGGTCGATCATCGGCTGAGTCCTCCTTGGATCGTCGGATGGGCCATCGCTTCCACGATCGCGAGCACGAGAAACGCGAGCGCCAACGCGACGGCGACCAGCAGGCGGCGGCTCATCGGATGCTTCCTCCCTTGAGCGGTCCGGTCTGTTTCTCGACCTCGAGCTTGCGGGCATCCCAGCGCTCGGCGAAGGCGCGAACGCGGTCCGTGGCGCGCGCGTCGTGCGCCTGCGCCGCGGTCGCCCGCGCGATGGCGAGGCACTGCTGGACGACGGCGTCGTCGCCGAGCTCGGCGAACGCGTCGGCCACGCGCAGCACGCCGTCCACCGAGCCCTCCTGGCGCGCGCGGAAGAGCGCGACCAGATAGGTCTGGCGCGCCTTGGCCACCGCCGCCTTCTCGAACCCGCCGCGCGCGCCGAGCCGGCGGTAGGTGTCGCCGACGGCGACCAATCCCTGCCAGTGCCTGCTGCGCAGCGCGGCGGCGTACGCCTCGCGCCACAGCAGGAGCGCCTGGGCCTGATCGTTTCGTCCGAGCGCCGCGTCCACCCGGTCGAGCTGGGCCTGCCAGGCGACCTGCGCCTCCGCCGCGACCGCGTGACCGGCGAGCGCCTCGCTGACGACGCCAATGAGCAGCATCAGGCCGAGCATCGCGGCGATGGCGAGGATGAACTGCCAGGACCAGCGCTCCGACCACCGCGTCTTCATCGCCCCCTCCTCA
Coding sequences within:
- a CDS encoding C39 family peptidase, with protein sequence MSTDLFLSSSGLALDALAAVVPPSCRREVERAPDPRLESDAAVLEFPEWRPRRPARHLVPSFSALSPADAGFRFELSVRRGVRWSPWVAGASIGPDLFPPLATREDGIAAEIDEFTVTPAADALRLRLRVAAGPQALDAPWLVALSAWDGGADAAAAAPAGGARLAVPALSQMAEAEAIRMRVCSPASVAMVLAYHGRPAEVATLAREIFHPTLDCYGVWPAAIRAAGRRGVAGYLLRFPDWGSAAWCLGRGLPVIASVRYRAGELTGAPVPETTGHLLVLTGWEGGEVLVNDPAAPHAGEVPRRYRLDELSRVWLERAGVGYVLFTPSTSPTGRSPRP
- a CDS encoding alpha/beta hydrolase, coding for MKRKTIFELEPQLREPRVPTLVMTGDQDEPCIEPSLFMRRHIPNAGLLVVPMTGHTVNIEEPARVNREVGEFLTAVENGRWGTWTA
- a CDS encoding potassium channel protein → MSPHDRLWQIFILLAGVIAFGTVGYQLIEGWVFFDALYMTVITVASVGFQEVHPLSTAGRAFTIGLIIVGLGVVAYGLGTITAFWVEGDLSHLWEKRTMERQIAALRDHIVVCGGGETGRHVARELLRTQRPFVCIEVNPAQEDALSRLGSGILYILGDATSSEVLRQARVETARGMVACMANDKDNLFALLSARELNPAMRIVTRAVSDDAGPKLLKAGADAVVSVPTIGALRLASAMVRPNVVDFLDAMLREPGAMRVQEVTVGLGLAGQPLGALKLQERTGVIVFALRDAATHRHVFNPAAERPLAPGDVLMGCADAEQFAALARIVTEG